The Cervus elaphus chromosome 12, mCerEla1.1, whole genome shotgun sequence genome includes a region encoding these proteins:
- the LOC122705267 gene encoding cytochrome c oxidase subunit 7B, mitochondrial-like: MFPLAKNALSRLRVQTIQQAVARQIHQKRAPDFHDKYGNAVLASGATFCVAVWVYTATQIGVEWNPSPVGRVTPKEWREQ; this comes from the coding sequence ATGTTTCCCTTGGCCAAAAACGCGCTAAGTCGTCTGAGAGTTCAAACCATTCAGCAAGCAGTGGCAAGACAGATCCACCAGAAGCGGGCACCTGATTTCCATGACAAATATGGTAATGCCGTATTAGCTAGTGGAGCCACTTTCTGTGTTGCTGTATGGGTATATACGGCAACACAAATTGGAGTAGAGTGGAACCCATCGCCTGTTGGCAGAGTCACCCCAAAGGAATGGAGAGAACAGTAA